One Kitasatospora sp. NBC_01287 DNA window includes the following coding sequences:
- a CDS encoding GlxA family transcriptional regulator has protein sequence MKISVLVLDGVFDSGLAAILDVLQAANELRGELPQPPPAWEVALIRADDAPVHTAAGHTVNAVDLATAPAPELLVLPGVGHKRPAPLLAWLDSPERQPTLDLLARARADGVPLAAACTGSFLLAESGLLDGLPATTSWWLAPAFRHRYPQVALDENRMVTHAAGITTAGAALAHLDLALALVRERSPLLADLTARYLVVDSRPGQASYAIPGHLARNDPTVAAFERWVREHLDRPLRIADAARAVGTSERTLQRALDRVLGIPPLRFAQRVRLEQAAHLLRTTDLPTDVVARRVGYENATTLSTLLRERLGTTPGRLRRAPGP, from the coding sequence ATGAAGATATCGGTCCTGGTGCTCGACGGGGTCTTCGACTCGGGGCTCGCCGCGATCCTCGACGTCCTGCAGGCGGCCAACGAGCTGCGCGGCGAACTCCCCCAGCCCCCGCCGGCCTGGGAGGTGGCCCTGATCCGCGCGGACGACGCGCCGGTGCACACCGCCGCCGGACACACCGTCAACGCGGTCGACCTCGCCACGGCCCCCGCACCCGAGCTGCTGGTGCTCCCCGGGGTCGGCCACAAGCGGCCCGCGCCGCTGCTCGCCTGGCTGGACTCCCCCGAGCGGCAGCCGACCCTCGACCTGCTCGCCCGGGCCCGCGCGGACGGGGTGCCGCTGGCCGCCGCCTGCACCGGCAGTTTCCTGCTGGCCGAGAGCGGGCTGCTGGACGGGCTCCCGGCGACCACCAGCTGGTGGCTCGCCCCCGCGTTCCGGCACCGCTATCCGCAGGTGGCGCTGGACGAGAACCGGATGGTCACCCACGCCGCCGGCATCACCACCGCCGGCGCCGCGCTGGCCCACCTCGACCTCGCGCTCGCCCTGGTCCGCGAGCGCAGCCCGCTGCTGGCCGACCTCACCGCCCGCTACCTGGTGGTCGACTCCCGTCCTGGCCAGGCCAGTTACGCGATCCCCGGCCACCTCGCCCGGAACGACCCGACGGTCGCCGCCTTCGAGCGCTGGGTGCGCGAGCACCTCGACCGGCCGCTGCGGATCGCCGACGCGGCCCGCGCGGTGGGCACCAGCGAACGCACCCTGCAGCGCGCCCTGGACCGGGTGCTCGGCATCCCGCCGCTCCGCTTCGCCCAGCGGGTGCGCCTGGAGCAGGCCGCCCACCTGCTGCGCACCACCGACCTGCCGACCGACGTGGTGGCCCGCCGGGTCGGCTACGAGAACGCGACCACGCTCAGCACCCTGCTGCGCGAGCGGCTGGGCACCACCCCGGGCCGGCTGCGCCGCGCACCCGGGCCCTGA